Genomic DNA from Planctomycetia bacterium:
CATCGCCACGCATGCCGAGACGAAGTATCTCAGCTTTCGGCATGAGATCGATGCCAACGTCTTTTCCTGTCTGGGCGACTACGACGGTTGTTATCGCCTAATGACCGAGATCAGCCGCAAAGACGGCTTCCTTCCCGGCGCGACTTGGCTGCTCGCTCGCATCGACGGCGCGAACGACCCTTGGGCTCGCGGCGATATCGATACCGACGCCCTGACGTTTTGCGGCACCGTGCAAGGGGTCGAAGACCGCTTCGGCTACGGCGCGATCCAGAACCTCGGCGTCGTGCCCGAGCATCGGGGCAACGGGCTCGGCAGCGTCCTTCTGTTGAAAGCCCTCGAAGGGTTCCGCCGCGCCGGCCTGAAGCGCGCGTATCTCGAAGTGACCGCGCAGAACGAAGGAGCCGTGCGGCTCTATCGCAAGCTCGGTTTCTCGAAGGCCCGCACCGTCTATAAAGCGGTCGAGCTCATGGGCGTGCCCGTTCGATAGCCGGCTTCTCAAGTTTCGAGCCCGGTCCTGGTTTCGTAAACGGCTGCGCTCCGCTACTCTGGGAGTGTCGCACAATGTTTCTTCCTGGCCGGTGCAGCGAATATGTTCAACTTCGAATATGAGAAGGTCGGCAAGAACGGCGACATCTTAGCCGTAGTGCTCTTCGGCACGATCGACGAGACCAACTACGAATATCTGTTGAAGTGCGTGGCCGAAGAGATTCTCGACGGTAGTAAGAAGCTCATCTTGAACTGCGAACAACTCACATACATTTCCAGCATGGGCCTCGGCATGCTCGTGCGAGTCCACTCGCGCATGAGAAAACTCGGCGGCGACGTCAAGCTGGCCGCCGTGCACAACACCGTCGCTCAAATCTTGAGCGTCGTCGGGCTGAACAAACTCTTCCACATCTATCCCACCGTCGAAGCCGCAATCGCCTCCCACGACGCCTGACGTGGACGTAATCAGCGGTTCGTGCCAGCTAGCACTCGGCGACTGATCTTCGCTCCCGCAGTCCGTGCGGATACGATTCGGCTTTCGTTGCCACCGGCCTCGGCAAGAGCCGTCGTCGGCACCCGATTGCGAAGTCCATTCGATGCGAATTTTGAAACGTCGTCCGCTGTTCGTCGCCGCTCTCGTCACTCTGATTGCGGCATTCGGTTACGCCTGGGCCGTCGTCACGCCGACGGTCGGCGAGCCGTTCACGGTCGCGACTCCGCCGGCCGGCAAGCCGCTCTGGACGTTCGGCTTCGTCGGCGATACGCAACAGGCCGACGATCGGCTCGATCCGTTGATGGCGAAGTTCGAGTCGCACGACGTCGAATTCGTGCTGCACTTGGGAGACATGGTCGACGAAGCGGCGAGTGACATGGAATGGGACCGCCTCATCGCCGCGGCATTGAAACATCGGGTGCGCCTGATGCCGGTCGTCGGCAACCACGACGTCCGCACCGATTACGCCGACGACGGCTCGATACGCTTTCGTCAATACTTTCCCGACTTGCCGAACACGTTCTACCACTTTCGTCATCGGGGCGTGAACTTCCTTATGCTCAACTCCGAGCGCTCGTTTGCGCCTGGGAGCGAGCAAGCGAAGTTCCTCAAGTTTCATCTAGACCGGCAGCCCGGTACGGCGATCGCCTGTCTTCATCGCCCGACATTCACGGCCGACGATCGCGACACGGCCTCGATGCTGACGCGCCGGCTATGGCTCCACGACGCACTAACGAAAACCGATGCCGTCGCAGTCGTTTCCGGCCACAACCATTACTACGATCGGACGAAGCCGCTCGATGGACTCACGTATATCGTGAGCGGCGGCGGAGGAGGGGCGACGCGCGAGACTCCCCAGCCACGCGACTTCACTGCCTCGCTTCATGCCGGCGAGCATCACTACGGAATCGCGCGCGTCTACGACGACCGCATCGCCGTCGAAATTTTGACGCTCGACGACGGCCGAACGCTTGACGCTTTCGCCCTGCCGCTGAAGCCGACGGATCGAAAGCAAGGGGGCTATCGTAATCGCCACAGTATGGAGCTGCCGCCGCTCGCCGAATTGCCCCAGTATCGGCGCGAAACGCTCGCGGCTCGTCGCGCGGAGCATGTCGGGATGCCGCGTCCTTGGTAGTTTCCGTCGAGCGGATCTCGCCGCGACCGCGAGACTAGGTTGCCTCGCGAGAGCATCGCCGATACCCTTGCGATTGTCCGCATCGCCTCGGTCGTCGCCTCACCCCGCAGAATCGAAATATGGCCGTTACCACTCCGTCGCCCGCTGCCGATCTCGCGCAAACCATCCATACGCATGAATTTCCGAACGGCTTAGTGCTGCTTGCCGAGCCGATGCGCTCGCTGGAGTCGGCCGCCTTCACGATCCGTGTCCCCGGCGGGTGCGCTTATGAGCCCGACGGCCGTGGAGGGCTCGGCGTGATGATGGTCGACATGACGTTGCGCGGCGCCGGCGAACGCGATAGCCGGCAGTTCGTCGACGATCTCGACAACCTCGGCGTCGAGCGCGGTGAATCGGTTACGGATGCGCTGGCCGGCTATAGTGGCGCGACCCTTGCCAAGAACTTGTTGCCCGCGCTCGGCATCTACGCCGATGTGCTGCGCCGGGCCCATCTGCCGGAAGACGAGCTGGAGATGACCCGGCTCGGTGCGCTGCAAGACCTCAGCGGCGTCGACGATGAGCCGGGCCAAAAGGTGATGCAGGAACTTCGCAAGCTCCACTATCCTCACCCCTGGGGGCGCCGCAGCCAAGGCGAACGGGCTGCGTTGGAATCGATCTCGATCGCCGAAATTCAAACGCAGTACCGAAAATGCTTTCGCCCGAACGGCACGATCATCAGCGTCGCCGGGAAGATCGATTGGCCGCGAGTGCGCGACACGGTCGGCGAGTTGCTCGGCGATTGGTCGCCGGTCGACGCGGCTCCGATCGTAGAGACGCCGCGCTCCGTGCGACGCAATCACATTGCGCATGAATCGGACCAGACGCACATCGCCGTGGCCTACGACAGCGTCCCTTATCGAAGCCCCGACTACTTTCAGGCTTGGGGAGCGGTCGGCGTTTTGAGCGGCGGCATGAGTTCTCGCTTGTTCACGGAAGTGCGCGAGAAACGTGGCCTCTGCTACACGGTCTATGCTTCTCAGGCGACGTTGAAGGATCGCGGAGCCGTGCTTTGCTATTCCGGCACGACAGCCGAACGTGCGCAAGAAACGCTCGACGTGATGCTCGGCGAGTTGCGCCGCTTGGCGCTCGGCGTCGAGCAGCATGAGCTCGAACGACTCAAGGCGCGCATCAAGAGCGGCCTCATCATGCAACAAGAATCGAGTT
This window encodes:
- a CDS encoding GNAT family N-acetyltransferase is translated as MALTYFKRYRMEIDLNKVDFARHRLPSPYRFVPWNAGLIATHAETKYLSFRHEIDANVFSCLGDYDGCYRLMTEISRKDGFLPGATWLLARIDGANDPWARGDIDTDALTFCGTVQGVEDRFGYGAIQNLGVVPEHRGNGLGSVLLLKALEGFRRAGLKRAYLEVTAQNEGAVRLYRKLGFSKARTVYKAVELMGVPVR
- a CDS encoding STAS domain-containing protein, whose amino-acid sequence is MFNFEYEKVGKNGDILAVVLFGTIDETNYEYLLKCVAEEILDGSKKLILNCEQLTYISSMGLGMLVRVHSRMRKLGGDVKLAAVHNTVAQILSVVGLNKLFHIYPTVEAAIASHDA
- a CDS encoding metallophosphoesterase gives rise to the protein MRILKRRPLFVAALVTLIAAFGYAWAVVTPTVGEPFTVATPPAGKPLWTFGFVGDTQQADDRLDPLMAKFESHDVEFVLHLGDMVDEAASDMEWDRLIAAALKHRVRLMPVVGNHDVRTDYADDGSIRFRQYFPDLPNTFYHFRHRGVNFLMLNSERSFAPGSEQAKFLKFHLDRQPGTAIACLHRPTFTADDRDTASMLTRRLWLHDALTKTDAVAVVSGHNHYYDRTKPLDGLTYIVSGGGGGATRETPQPRDFTASLHAGEHHYGIARVYDDRIAVEILTLDDGRTLDAFALPLKPTDRKQGGYRNRHSMELPPLAELPQYRRETLAARRAEHVGMPRPW
- a CDS encoding insulinase family protein, producing the protein MAVTTPSPAADLAQTIHTHEFPNGLVLLAEPMRSLESAAFTIRVPGGCAYEPDGRGGLGVMMVDMTLRGAGERDSRQFVDDLDNLGVERGESVTDALAGYSGATLAKNLLPALGIYADVLRRAHLPEDELEMTRLGALQDLSGVDDEPGQKVMQELRKLHYPHPWGRRSQGERAALESISIAEIQTQYRKCFRPNGTIISVAGKIDWPRVRDTVGELLGDWSPVDAAPIVETPRSVRRNHIAHESDQTHIAVAYDSVPYRSPDYFQAWGAVGVLSGGMSSRLFTEVREKRGLCYTVYASQATLKDRGAVLCYSGTTAERAQETLDVMLGELRRLALGVEQHELERLKARIKSGLIMQQESSSSRSSSMARDWYLLGRVRTLDEVSTLVDTLSAESINDYLVQNPPRDFTIVTLGQKTLEVPSVG